In Taeniopygia guttata chromosome Z, bTaeGut7.mat, whole genome shotgun sequence, the sequence CCTGCTGCTATGACGCTCTTTGTTTTCAAGGGCCTGTGCCTGTAACTGGGTACTGGTGGGACTTAAAACACTTCCTAGAGCCATGCCAGAGGACAGGAGTTTTGGGAAGAGGCAGTGCTGCCACATACCTTTCATAAAGGGAGCCGTCCACCCAGAACCAGGCCTCTGAGGCCCCCTCACCCTCTGGGTCCTCTTCCTCCAGCCAGCCATAGTCATACCAAGGAAAACTGCCCTTCTGCAACCCAATCCAGTATGGGACATCTGCATTCTTCAGGAAGGtctggagaagaagaaaaagtgcTTTTATATAGTATGGAATAAAACCTggaaaagcatatttttcatATGTATTCCATACTATAGTACTGCCATACTATATGCTTCAAAGGGGGGCGATCATctccccagggagccccttgagtcaggacagctgagcagccctggtgccctgctccagcctggggaaCATCCAGGGATGCCAAAGCCTTTCTATCCCATGTCAACCACCAGATATGTGCTCCAGAGAACTGCCTTGCACCCTCCAATGTTTTGGCAGGACAGGGGCCCCCAGAACCATGCTAGCCCATCTGGGGACATCATGGCTGGATACAGCATCTCctgccctcagctcccccagcacCCTACCGGCACAGTCCAACGACTCCAGGATTTGGTGACCAGGAGCTGAGAATATGTCTTCTCACACTCATCTCTGCTGTCTTCCCATGTCTTCTTCTCCGAGGAGATGAAGAGGCACTTGCCCCTGTACAGCAGCCAGCCAGAAGGACAGCAATCTATGGGTAGGGGCACAGCTGAGGGGCTTGCTCAGACACAGATACCCCAGGGGGTAAGAAGGAACAGCCCCACACCTTCCCAGCAGACATCACAGGCTCAGTGTCTGCTCTGGGCATTGCTTCAGCTCTTGGaccaccctgtccccaccaTGTGGTCAAAAAAGCCAGTACTTGCCCCTTGGCACCTGCTGAGCGGTGCCAGTTACCCAGAGTACCCCCTCCCTTCTCCACCACCCTACCTATAGCTGTGCAGGAGCGCAGGAGGGCCACGGTGCTCTCGCTGTTGTTGAGCCTCCCCTGCACCTCCTGCACCTCCCTCTCTGTCCTGCTCAGGACCCCCGTGACGCGACGTAGCTCCATGTTCAGTctgtccagctccagctggctgATGTTGCCCTCGTGCCACGCTCGCTGCAGCTCTTCTCTGGCCCgtgccagctccagctgtgtgtgctccaggctctgctcctgcacccTCAGCTCCTGTGACAGGCGGCCCTGCTCGGCCATGTGCTCACGGGAGGAGTCCTGCAGGCTGCGGGTGACCTGCCAgtctggggaca encodes:
- the LOC100219422 gene encoding B-cell differentiation antigen CD72, which codes for MAQLYADLRFAKVMGGRSMASQALEAAFGMNEAESPFENMQPALAGQDEDGAEPNLGCWSRRWCIPVGLLVTCLLLVATVALGACYWQVTRSLQDSSREHMAEQGRLSQELRVQEQSLEHTQLELARAREELQRAWHEGNISQLELDRLNMELRRVTGVLSRTEREVQEVQGRLNNSESTVALLRSCTAIDCCPSGWLLYRGKCLFISSEKKTWEDSRDECEKTYSQLLVTKSWSRWTVPTFLKNADVPYWIGLQKGSFPWYDYGWLEEEDPEGEGASEAWFWVDGSLYERPWQSKSNGTCAIISRGSIKPAQCTGPSDLHLWICEKAAGPSLPFK